A single window of Sphingobium sp. SCG-1 DNA harbors:
- the rpsT gene encoding 30S ribosomal protein S20, protein MANTPQAKKRIRRNAARALVNGNRVGRIRTLVKKVEAALAAGDKDAAATALQTVQPELARGVARGVLHKNTASRKFSRLTKRVSALG, encoded by the coding sequence ATGGCAAATACGCCACAGGCAAAGAAGCGCATTCGCCGCAACGCGGCTCGGGCATTGGTCAACGGTAACCGCGTCGGTCGCATCCGTACGCTGGTGAAGAAGGTCGAAGCCGCTCTGGCCGCTGGCGACAAGGATGCCGCTGCGACTGCGCTGCAGACCGTTCAGCCTGAGCTGGCACGTGGCGTTGCCCGTGGCGTGCTGCACAAGAACACAGCTTCGCGCAAGTTCAGCCGTCTGACGAAGCGCGTTTCCGCGCTCGGCTAA
- the mutM gene encoding bifunctional DNA-formamidopyrimidine glycosylase/DNA-(apurinic or apyrimidinic site) lyase: MPELPEVETTVAGLAQVLDGERLTLVEPRRADLRWPIPVDLRQRLTGATVTALWRRAKYGLIGTDRGDTLIFHLGMSGRWRVDPDSIGTHDHLVLETANGRRLALNDPRRFGSLDLVRTDAWEAHEPFTRMGPEPLGPEFTVAYLRGALAGRTSPIKAALLDQRIVAGLGNIYVCEALNIARIAPGSLSGQISAPRLGRLVEAIRAVLISAIAAGGSTLRDYARPSGELGYFSKQWRVYGREGEPCLCGGTVARRVDGGRSTFFCPKCQR, encoded by the coding sequence ATGCCCGAATTACCAGAAGTCGAAACCACGGTCGCGGGCCTTGCCCAGGTGCTGGATGGCGAGCGCCTGACGCTGGTGGAGCCGCGCCGCGCCGACCTGCGATGGCCTATCCCCGTGGACCTGCGCCAACGGCTTACGGGCGCTACGGTCACGGCGCTATGGCGGCGCGCAAAATATGGACTGATCGGCACGGATCGCGGCGACACGTTGATCTTTCACCTCGGCATGTCCGGTCGCTGGCGAGTCGATCCCGACAGCATCGGCACGCACGATCATTTGGTTCTGGAAACGGCAAACGGGCGGAGGCTGGCGCTCAATGATCCGCGCCGATTCGGATCGCTCGATCTCGTCCGCACCGATGCGTGGGAAGCGCATGAGCCGTTCACGCGGATGGGGCCGGAGCCGCTGGGGCCGGAATTCACGGTTGCTTATCTGCGCGGCGCCTTGGCGGGCCGTACCAGCCCGATCAAAGCGGCGCTGCTAGACCAGCGGATCGTGGCAGGCCTTGGCAATATCTATGTGTGCGAGGCGCTCAACATCGCGCGAATCGCGCCGGGATCGTTGAGTGGTCAGATCAGTGCACCCCGCCTCGGCAGACTGGTCGAGGCGATTCGCGCGGTGTTGATCTCGGCGATCGCGGCGGGCGGCTCCACCCTGCGCGATTATGCCCGGCCCAGTGGCGAACTTGGCTATTTTTCCAAGCAATGGCGGGTATACGGGCGCGAAGGCGAGCCTTGCTTATGCGGGGGCACCGTTGCGCGGCGCGTGGATGGTGGGCGCTCTACTTTCTTTTGCCCGAAATGTCAGCGATAA
- a CDS encoding class I SAM-dependent methyltransferase, whose protein sequence is MNDTVSFGYRDVDATQKTGMVKGVFSNVAGKYDLMNDAMSAGAHRLWKDQFVKRVKPQPGEAILDMAGGTGDIAFRMHAKGAHVTVSDINPEMLGVGMERAAKKGLTGLSWSGQNAETLDFPDRQFDAYTIAFGIRNVTHIDKALAEAHRVLKFGGRFFCLEFSTTLWPGFADVYDAYSHHVVPKLGKLLANDEESYRYLIESIRRFPDMARFEDMIRAAGFTQTKVEPILGGLVAIHSGWKA, encoded by the coding sequence ATGAACGACACAGTTTCCTTTGGCTATCGCGATGTCGATGCGACGCAGAAGACCGGCATGGTCAAGGGCGTCTTTTCCAATGTCGCGGGCAAATACGACCTGATGAACGACGCGATGTCCGCTGGCGCGCATCGCCTGTGGAAGGACCAGTTCGTCAAGCGCGTCAAACCGCAGCCTGGCGAAGCGATCCTCGACATGGCGGGCGGCACCGGCGACATCGCCTTTCGGATGCATGCTAAAGGCGCGCATGTCACCGTGTCCGACATCAACCCGGAAATGCTGGGCGTCGGCATGGAGCGCGCCGCGAAGAAAGGCCTGACCGGCCTCTCGTGGTCCGGACAAAATGCCGAGACGCTCGACTTTCCGGACCGGCAGTTCGACGCCTACACGATCGCTTTTGGCATCCGGAACGTCACGCATATCGACAAGGCCTTGGCCGAAGCGCATCGCGTGCTGAAGTTCGGCGGACGCTTTTTCTGTCTCGAATTCTCAACCACCCTTTGGCCGGGCTTTGCCGATGTGTACGACGCCTATTCGCATCATGTAGTGCCCAAGCTCGGCAAGCTGCTGGCCAATGATGAGGAAAGCTATCGCTACCTGATCGAGTCGATCCGCCGCTTTCCCGATATGGCCAGGTTCGAGGACATGATCCGCGCGGCAGGCTTTACCCAGACGAAGGTGGAGCCGATCCTGGGCGGACTCGTCGCCATCCACAGCGGCTGGAAGGCGTAA
- the ubiB gene encoding 2-polyprenylphenol 6-hydroxylase, which yields MTSHVTHLWRLLKWGRTLARHGALRGIERDPLTPAAVRRLARVARLGARVPKQPRYADAFQAIGPAAIKLGQTLATRPDLVGEEAARDLLRLQDALPPVPFAQIRRQIEQSFGRPLEALYSQFDEAPVGAASIAQVHRATTIEGRDVAVKVLRPGVIDQLNRDIQTYEWAAAHLEQIGGEVARLRPRLIIANFKRWTARELDLRREAASSSELAEAMQAEPGYTIPQIDWDRTSGRVLTMEWIDGIKIAQRDAIVAAGHDPKILAARLVNAFLRQAIAEGFFHADMHQGNLFVRRNGDIVAIDFGIMGRIDRRARTWLAEILYGLITGNYRRVAEIHFEAQYVPAHHDVAEFATALRAVGEPMRGKPARELSVGGMLDGLFAITRDFDMQTQPHLLLLQKTMVMVEGVATTLDPDINMWETSGPYVKEWLRSELGPEAKAADTLIENWRTLQRLPDLVRRIEERYPPRGAAPPPPPLPVVKLIGVGSGWKYALVAVVAAVAGAAGAALLMTVA from the coding sequence GTGACGTCGCACGTTACGCACCTCTGGCGTCTCCTCAAATGGGGGCGGACGCTTGCGCGCCATGGTGCCCTCCGCGGCATTGAGCGCGATCCGCTGACGCCTGCCGCCGTCCGCAGGCTGGCGCGCGTGGCGCGGCTTGGTGCCCGCGTGCCGAAACAGCCGCGCTATGCCGACGCATTCCAGGCCATCGGCCCCGCAGCGATCAAGCTGGGGCAAACGCTGGCGACGCGACCCGATCTTGTCGGAGAGGAAGCGGCGCGGGACTTGCTGCGCCTGCAGGACGCCCTGCCCCCCGTCCCCTTCGCGCAGATCCGCCGACAGATCGAGCAGAGCTTCGGCCGTCCGCTGGAGGCGCTTTACAGCCAGTTCGATGAAGCCCCTGTGGGCGCGGCCTCCATCGCACAGGTCCATCGCGCTACTACGATCGAGGGCCGTGACGTAGCGGTGAAGGTGCTGCGTCCCGGCGTCATCGATCAGCTCAATCGCGATATCCAGACCTATGAATGGGCCGCCGCGCATCTGGAGCAGATTGGCGGCGAAGTCGCGCGCCTGCGGCCTCGCCTGATCATCGCGAACTTCAAACGCTGGACCGCGCGCGAACTGGACTTGCGGCGTGAAGCAGCATCCTCGTCCGAACTGGCCGAGGCGATGCAGGCCGAGCCGGGTTACACCATTCCGCAGATCGACTGGGATCGCACGTCCGGGCGTGTCCTGACGATGGAATGGATCGACGGCATCAAGATCGCGCAACGCGACGCCATCGTCGCGGCGGGGCACGACCCGAAGATACTGGCGGCGCGACTGGTGAATGCCTTCCTGCGGCAGGCGATTGCCGAAGGCTTCTTCCACGCCGACATGCATCAGGGCAATTTGTTCGTGCGGAGAAATGGCGATATCGTCGCCATCGACTTCGGCATCATGGGCCGGATCGACCGCCGCGCACGGACGTGGCTGGCGGAAATTCTCTACGGCCTCATCACCGGCAATTACCGACGGGTCGCGGAAATTCATTTTGAGGCGCAATATGTGCCCGCGCATCACGACGTTGCCGAATTTGCGACGGCGCTAAGAGCGGTGGGCGAGCCGATGCGCGGCAAGCCTGCGCGGGAACTCTCGGTCGGCGGGATGCTCGACGGGCTGTTCGCGATCACCCGCGACTTCGACATGCAGACACAGCCGCATCTGCTGCTCCTGCAAAAGACGATGGTGATGGTGGAGGGCGTCGCGACCACTCTCGATCCCGATATCAATATGTGGGAGACAAGCGGCCCCTATGTGAAGGAATGGCTGCGGTCGGAACTTGGCCCTGAAGCCAAGGCCGCCGACACGCTGATCGAGAACTGGCGCACGTTGCAGCGCCTGCCCGATCTCGTCCGCCGGATCGAGGAACGCTACCCCCCGCGCGGGGCAGCGCCACCCCCGCCGCCGCTCCCGGTCGTCAAGCTGATCGGCGTCGGCTCGGGGTGGAAATATGCCCTAGTGGCAGTGGTTGCCGCGGTGGCTGGAGCGGCAGGCGCTGCCCTGCTAATGACGGTGGCATGA
- the coaBC gene encoding bifunctional phosphopantothenoylcysteine decarboxylase/phosphopantothenate--cysteine ligase CoaBC — protein sequence MSGKRILLIVSGGIAAYKSLELVRLLRREDVAVRAVMTESAKEFVTPLSLGVLTEDHVYGNMFDLKEESEIGHIQLSREADLIVICPATANMMAKMAAGIAGDLATTILLATDKPVLAVPAMNVRMWHHVATQRNIAQLRADGIHVMEPDSGGMACGEWGKGRLPEPEMVAAEIRQMLASPLAIDSLPTGGALQGKHVLVTAGPTHEPIDPVRYIANRSSGKQGFAIARAAADAGARVTLVSGPVSLPTPRGVTRVDVETAREMAAAVESALPADIAFMVAAVADWRTADEAAQKIKKNGAAPASLSLIENPDILATLGKHAQRPKLLIGFAAETENVGEHAATKLARKGADWIVANDVSGDVMGGDANSVQIVTAQGTESWDRLPKDAVANRLIEKAVHVLAAD from the coding sequence ATGAGCGGCAAGCGCATCCTCCTGATCGTCAGCGGCGGCATTGCCGCGTACAAGTCGCTGGAACTGGTGCGGCTGTTGCGGCGGGAAGACGTTGCGGTGCGCGCCGTGATGACGGAAAGCGCAAAGGAATTCGTGACGCCGTTGTCGCTCGGGGTTCTCACCGAGGATCATGTCTATGGCAATATGTTCGACCTTAAGGAAGAGAGCGAGATCGGGCATATTCAGTTGAGCCGTGAGGCGGACCTGATCGTGATCTGCCCCGCGACGGCGAACATGATGGCAAAGATGGCGGCGGGCATTGCCGGCGATCTGGCGACCACGATCCTGCTCGCCACCGACAAGCCCGTGCTGGCGGTCCCTGCGATGAATGTGCGGATGTGGCATCATGTCGCGACTCAGCGGAATATTGCGCAACTGCGCGCCGACGGCATCCATGTGATGGAGCCGGACAGTGGCGGCATGGCCTGCGGCGAATGGGGCAAGGGGCGATTGCCCGAACCGGAAATGGTCGCGGCGGAAATACGGCAGATGCTGGCATCACCGCTCGCGATCGACAGCTTGCCCACAGGCGGCGCGTTGCAGGGCAAGCACGTCCTCGTCACCGCCGGTCCGACGCATGAGCCGATCGACCCCGTCCGCTACATCGCCAATCGGTCATCGGGTAAGCAGGGCTTCGCCATTGCCCGCGCCGCCGCTGATGCCGGCGCGCGCGTGACGCTGGTGAGTGGCCCGGTATCCCTGCCGACCCCGCGCGGCGTGACGCGGGTCGATGTGGAGACCGCGCGCGAGATGGCGGCAGCGGTCGAGAGCGCTCTGCCTGCCGATATCGCGTTCATGGTCGCCGCCGTTGCCGACTGGAGAACAGCCGACGAAGCCGCGCAGAAGATCAAGAAGAATGGCGCGGCTCCTGCCTCGCTGTCGCTTATCGAAAATCCGGACATATTGGCGACTTTGGGCAAACATGCGCAGCGGCCGAAGTTGCTGATCGGCTTTGCGGCGGAAACCGAGAATGTCGGCGAACATGCAGCCACGAAACTGGCGCGCAAGGGGGCTGACTGGATCGTCGCCAACGACGTTTCGGGCGACGTGATGGGCGGCGACGCGAACAGTGTGCAGATCGTCACCGCGCAGGGCACCGAAAGCTGGGATCGCCTGCCCAAGGATGCCGTCGCCAACCGTCTGATCGAGAAAGCCGTCCATGTCCTTGCCGCCGATTGA
- the dut gene encoding dUTP diphosphatase, which yields MSLPPIDIALKRLSHGADLPLPAYATEGAAGMDIVAAEELDLAPGARHAVATGFAIAIPDGYEVQVRPRSGLALKHGVTVPNTPGTIDSDYRGEVKVIMINHGDTPFPIRRGDRVAQLVVAPVQQARFTEVVDLDETVRGAGGFGSTGVLSR from the coding sequence ATGTCCTTGCCGCCGATTGATATTGCCTTGAAGCGCCTGTCGCACGGCGCGGACTTGCCGCTGCCTGCCTATGCGACGGAGGGGGCTGCGGGCATGGACATTGTTGCGGCGGAGGAACTCGATCTTGCGCCTGGCGCGCGGCACGCGGTCGCAACCGGCTTCGCGATCGCAATTCCTGATGGTTATGAAGTGCAGGTCCGCCCGCGCTCCGGCTTGGCGCTCAAGCACGGCGTCACAGTGCCCAATACGCCCGGCACGATCGACAGCGACTATCGCGGCGAAGTGAAGGTCATCATGATTAATCATGGCGACACGCCGTTCCCGATCCGCAGGGGCGATCGTGTGGCGCAACTCGTCGTGGCGCCCGTCCAACAGGCGCGGTTCACAGAAGTCGTCGACCTAGACGAAACGGTGCGCGGCGCCGGAGGGTTCGGCTCGACGGGCGTGCTCAGCCGGTGA
- a CDS encoding HesA/MoeB/ThiF family protein, protein MLADAQLERYARHIVLKEIGGAGQARLLSAHVVLVGAGGIGSPAIQYLAAAGVGTLRVIDDDTVALSNLQRQVLYGTDDIGASKAETARTAVARLNPDMHVIPILQRLDTNNAGILLRDADVIIDGSDSFETRLAVADAAHRLHIPLVSAAVGQFEGQLAVYRGWEADKPCYQCLVGEDPARPDTNCAEQGVIGALTGMMGSLAALEAIRTLVPFGEDSAGKLLIADLLSLRFRTLVMPKDPACPACARAVCEG, encoded by the coding sequence ATGCTAGCCGACGCGCAGCTTGAGCGATATGCCCGGCATATCGTGCTGAAGGAAATCGGCGGCGCGGGTCAGGCACGGCTGCTCTCGGCGCATGTGGTGCTGGTCGGCGCAGGTGGCATCGGCAGTCCCGCGATCCAATATCTCGCAGCGGCCGGTGTCGGCACGCTTCGGGTGATCGACGACGACACGGTGGCGCTGTCCAACCTCCAGAGGCAAGTGCTGTACGGCACCGACGATATCGGCGCGTCGAAAGCGGAAACCGCCCGCACCGCTGTCGCCCGGCTTAATCCGGACATGCATGTCATCCCGATCCTTCAGCGTCTGGACACAAACAACGCCGGTATCCTGCTCCGTGACGCGGATGTCATCATCGACGGCAGCGACAGTTTCGAAACGCGCCTGGCCGTCGCCGACGCCGCACACCGCCTGCATATCCCGCTGGTCTCTGCCGCCGTGGGGCAATTCGAGGGCCAGCTTGCCGTCTATCGCGGCTGGGAAGCCGACAAGCCCTGCTATCAGTGCCTTGTGGGGGAAGACCCGGCGCGGCCCGACACCAATTGCGCCGAGCAAGGCGTGATAGGTGCGCTGACGGGCATGATGGGCAGTCTTGCCGCATTGGAAGCGATCCGCACGCTCGTGCCGTTTGGGGAGGATAGCGCAGGGAAACTTCTGATCGCCGATCTGCTCTCGCTTCGTTTTCGCACACTCGTGATGCCGAAAGACCCCGCCTGCCCGGCCTGCGCCAGAGCCGTATGCGAAGGCTGA
- a CDS encoding DsrE family protein yields the protein MRRLKIVLLTADPERLRGALAAAAAHVALGGDADIFLQMDAAALVSSTPAPRDAAHTAAGMPTLTALMTEALALGVKLTACQSGLTLTAIDARSLDPRIAISGTVAFLQSVGDTDRLLFV from the coding sequence ATGCGAAGGCTGAAGATCGTTCTGCTGACTGCCGACCCTGAGCGCCTGCGCGGAGCGCTCGCTGCGGCGGCGGCGCATGTGGCGCTGGGCGGAGATGCCGATATCTTCCTTCAGATGGATGCTGCCGCACTTGTGTCCAGCACCCCTGCCCCGCGCGATGCCGCGCATACCGCAGCGGGAATGCCCACTCTCACGGCATTGATGACGGAAGCACTGGCGCTGGGTGTAAAGCTGACCGCATGCCAGAGCGGACTCACCCTCACCGCCATCGACGCCCGATCGCTCGATCCACGCATTGCCATCAGTGGCACCGTCGCTTTCCTGCAAAGCGTTGGCGACACGGACCGGCTGCTGTTCGTCTAG
- a CDS encoding fumarate hydratase, translating into MTVTITQADLIESVADALQFISYYHPMDYIRALGEAYEAEQSPAAKDAIAQILTNSRMCAEGHRPICQDTGIINIFVKWGMDCRLDDTSKSLQEIVDEGVRRAYLHPENKLRASVLADPAFTRRNTKDNTPSVLHVEMVPGSKVSIDVAAKGGGSENKSKFKMMNPSDSIVDWVLEMIPQMGAGWCPPGMLGIGIGGTAEHCVLLAKKALMDPIDMGQLKKRGPQNDIEAMRIEIFDKVNALGIGAQGLGGLSTILDVKIMDAPCHAAGKPVAMIPNCAATRHAHFTLDGSGPAYLEQPKLSEWPDVNWTPDKAAIRVDLDNLTPEVVQSWKHGDRLLLNGKMLTGRDAAHKRIKDMLDAGEPLPVEFKDRVIYYVGPVDPVGEEVVGPAGPTTATRMDKFTRMMLEQGLLSMVGKAERGPMAIEAIRDHKSAYLMAVGGAAYLVAKAIKGSKVVGFADLGMEAIYEFEVQDMPVTVAVDSQGQSVHHLAPLVWREKIAKEKLLEGV; encoded by the coding sequence ATGACCGTCACCATCACCCAAGCCGATCTGATCGAAAGCGTCGCCGACGCGCTCCAGTTCATCAGCTACTATCACCCGATGGATTATATCCGGGCGCTGGGCGAAGCCTATGAGGCGGAACAATCCCCGGCGGCCAAGGACGCCATTGCCCAGATCCTGACCAACAGCCGCATGTGCGCCGAAGGCCATCGCCCGATCTGTCAGGACACCGGCATCATCAACATATTCGTCAAATGGGGCATGGACTGCCGCCTCGACGACACCAGCAAATCATTGCAGGAAATCGTCGATGAAGGCGTGCGCCGCGCCTATCTCCACCCGGAGAACAAGCTGCGCGCTTCCGTGCTTGCCGATCCCGCCTTCACGCGCCGCAATACCAAGGACAACACGCCCTCCGTCCTACATGTCGAGATGGTACCGGGATCGAAGGTCAGCATAGACGTCGCGGCAAAGGGCGGCGGCAGCGAGAACAAGTCCAAGTTCAAGATGATGAACCCCAGCGATTCCATCGTCGATTGGGTGCTGGAGATGATCCCGCAAATGGGCGCGGGCTGGTGCCCGCCCGGAATGCTCGGCATCGGCATCGGCGGCACGGCGGAGCATTGCGTGTTGCTCGCCAAGAAGGCGCTGATGGACCCCATCGACATGGGGCAATTGAAGAAGCGCGGGCCGCAGAACGATATCGAAGCCATGCGCATCGAGATCTTCGACAAGGTGAATGCGCTGGGCATCGGCGCGCAGGGACTGGGCGGCCTCTCCACCATCCTCGATGTCAAAATCATGGACGCGCCCTGCCATGCTGCGGGCAAGCCGGTTGCGATGATCCCCAATTGCGCGGCCACCCGCCACGCACACTTCACGCTGGACGGCAGCGGCCCTGCTTATCTCGAACAGCCAAAGCTCAGCGAATGGCCCGACGTCAACTGGACGCCGGACAAGGCCGCGATCCGCGTCGATCTCGACAATCTGACGCCGGAAGTCGTGCAAAGCTGGAAGCATGGCGACCGCCTACTGCTGAATGGCAAAATGCTGACCGGCCGCGACGCCGCACACAAGCGGATCAAGGACATGCTCGACGCGGGTGAACCGCTACCGGTCGAGTTCAAGGACCGCGTCATCTATTATGTCGGCCCCGTAGATCCGGTGGGCGAGGAAGTCGTCGGCCCCGCCGGTCCCACCACCGCTACCCGCATGGATAAGTTCACGCGCATGATGCTGGAACAGGGTCTGCTTTCCATGGTCGGCAAAGCCGAGCGCGGGCCGATGGCGATCGAAGCCATCCGCGATCATAAGAGCGCCTATCTCATGGCAGTTGGCGGCGCGGCTTATCTGGTGGCCAAGGCCATCAAGGGTTCAAAAGTCGTGGGCTTCGCCGATCTCGGCATGGAAGCGATCTACGAGTTCGAAGTGCAGGACATGCCCGTGACGGTCGCAGTGGATAGCCAAGGCCAATCCGTCCACCATCTCGCCCCGCTGGTATGGCGGGAGAAAATCGCGAAGGAAAAGCTGCTCGAAGGCGTATGA
- a CDS encoding methyl-accepting chemotaxis protein, translating into MQHAVLASDIHQTIKKAAKLSGDLGIRTLDLQADIAELAERVTDQARTIESLGAEAVQLARGGADVSSAANDAQRQAKAAGTVIDDSNKQLVDATANVVDMIEQVSRIHDSLGGFNEALSTVAHVTGVISGIASQTNLLALNATIEAARAGDAGRGFAVVASEVKKLAQETAAATQTIEVSIRALTSEADGMLSRIGQGVETAKSAHKGTRDIEALVTRLSALMRGLSENSVSVATRIGSMVDSVREIHTGLDALAATSSDNADGLQRLSARLSSVSDDTNILLQYLAESGVDIPDAPYIRFGLNAAETIGAAIEQDIAEGRLSLSDAFTEHYTLVGPGEPQLFSHPIQPWITAAARPFQEKARSLPGFFGMTCTDRNAWGGVAMPERSLPQRANDEVWNSEHARAGQKFFQADTREQVLTTAPFCIKAYRRPITGGGVMLLKQVIASIYIGGRHWGILQVAYEDQG; encoded by the coding sequence ATGCAACATGCTGTACTCGCGAGCGACATTCACCAAACGATCAAGAAGGCTGCCAAACTTTCCGGTGACCTCGGAATCCGCACTCTCGACCTGCAGGCAGACATCGCGGAGCTTGCCGAACGAGTTACCGATCAAGCCCGCACTATTGAGTCGTTAGGGGCGGAAGCCGTCCAACTCGCACGGGGCGGAGCGGATGTCTCCAGCGCAGCCAATGATGCGCAGCGGCAGGCGAAGGCGGCTGGCACCGTGATCGATGATTCAAACAAGCAACTTGTCGATGCCACGGCGAACGTCGTTGACATGATCGAGCAGGTCAGCCGTATTCACGACAGTTTGGGCGGGTTCAACGAAGCGCTGTCCACCGTCGCCCATGTCACTGGCGTCATTAGCGGCATTGCGAGCCAGACTAACCTGCTGGCTCTTAACGCCACTATTGAAGCGGCCAGAGCGGGCGATGCGGGCCGCGGCTTTGCCGTCGTCGCCAGCGAGGTGAAGAAACTTGCGCAAGAAACCGCAGCGGCCACGCAAACAATCGAAGTTTCGATCCGTGCTCTGACGAGCGAAGCCGACGGTATGCTCAGCCGCATAGGCCAAGGTGTCGAAACCGCGAAGTCTGCGCACAAAGGCACGCGGGACATCGAAGCTTTGGTCACACGCCTGAGCGCCCTGATGCGGGGACTCTCCGAGAACAGCGTTTCGGTCGCAACGCGTATTGGGTCAATGGTGGATTCGGTACGGGAAATCCATACGGGACTGGATGCACTGGCCGCCACCTCGTCGGACAATGCAGACGGCCTCCAAAGGCTGTCGGCACGACTGAGCAGTGTCAGCGACGACACCAATATCCTGCTTCAGTATCTGGCGGAAAGCGGCGTAGATATTCCGGACGCGCCTTATATCCGGTTCGGACTGAATGCCGCTGAAACCATAGGCGCAGCGATCGAGCAGGACATTGCAGAGGGTCGCCTCTCCCTGTCAGACGCGTTTACCGAGCATTACACGTTAGTGGGACCGGGCGAGCCGCAGCTTTTCTCCCATCCCATTCAGCCATGGATCACCGCCGCCGCTCGACCTTTCCAGGAAAAAGCGCGCAGTCTTCCAGGCTTTTTCGGTATGACCTGCACCGATCGCAACGCCTGGGGCGGTGTGGCGATGCCGGAACGCTCTTTGCCGCAGCGGGCGAACGATGAAGTGTGGAATTCAGAGCATGCACGCGCGGGACAAAAATTTTTCCAGGCTGACACGCGCGAGCAAGTGCTTACGACCGCTCCATTCTGCATCAAAGCCTATCGGCGTCCAATCACCGGCGGCGGCGTCATGCTGTTGAAGCAAGTCATTGCGTCCATTTACATCGGCGGCCGACACTGGGGTATTTTACAGGTGGCTTACGAGGACCAGGGCTAA
- a CDS encoding putative DNA modification/repair radical SAM protein → MAWLDTRQKLEILADAAKYDASCASSGTSKRNSISGPKGGIGSTEGMGICHAYAPDGRCISLLKILLTNSCVFDCHYCINRKSSNVRRARFTVEEVVDLTLSFYRRNYIEGLFLSSGIIKSPDYTMERVVAVARSLREDHHFRGYIHLKTIPDADPELIREAGLHADRISINVELPTRAGLTRLAPEKDSDRIEGAMGSMQAEMADNKDARKKYRSAPKFAPAGQSTQMIVGADDANDQAIITRASNLYGRFGLRRVYYSAFSPIPSASAVLPLQRPPLIREHRLYQSDWLMRFYGYSAQEVANAADAETGNLPLDIDPKLAWALKNRAQFPVDVNRAPREMLLRVPGLGVKAVNAILRTRRFRTLRLDDVARLTASIVKIRPFLITSDWRPVVLSDRAELRRLIAPKPRQLDLFAA, encoded by the coding sequence ATGGCATGGCTGGATACGCGACAAAAGTTGGAAATACTCGCTGACGCGGCCAAATATGATGCGTCTTGCGCGTCTTCAGGCACGTCCAAGCGCAACAGCATCAGTGGACCTAAAGGCGGAATAGGATCCACGGAAGGCATGGGGATTTGCCATGCCTACGCGCCCGATGGACGCTGTATTTCGCTGCTGAAGATCCTGCTGACGAATAGCTGCGTCTTTGACTGCCATTATTGCATCAACCGCAAGAGCAGCAACGTGCGCCGCGCGCGCTTTACGGTGGAGGAAGTGGTTGATCTTACCCTCTCCTTCTATCGGCGCAATTATATCGAAGGTCTGTTCCTGTCGTCCGGCATCATCAAATCGCCGGATTACACAATGGAGCGGGTCGTCGCGGTTGCGCGCAGCCTGCGGGAGGATCATCATTTCCGCGGCTATATCCATTTGAAGACGATACCGGATGCCGATCCTGAACTGATCCGGGAGGCCGGCCTTCATGCCGACCGGATATCCATCAATGTCGAGCTTCCGACTCGGGCGGGACTGACACGCCTTGCGCCGGAGAAAGACAGCGATCGGATTGAAGGTGCGATGGGTTCGATGCAGGCGGAGATGGCAGACAATAAGGATGCCCGAAAAAAGTATCGAAGCGCTCCCAAATTTGCGCCGGCAGGGCAATCGACGCAGATGATCGTTGGTGCGGATGATGCCAACGACCAAGCGATCATCACGCGCGCAAGCAATTTATACGGGCGTTTTGGTTTGAGACGCGTCTACTATAGTGCCTTCTCGCCCATTCCTTCGGCAAGCGCCGTGTTGCCGCTCCAGCGTCCTCCACTCATCCGCGAGCATCGGCTGTATCAGTCCGACTGGCTGATGCGTTTTTACGGTTACTCCGCACAGGAAGTGGCGAATGCCGCCGATGCAGAGACGGGCAACCTGCCGCTCGACATCGATCCGAAACTTGCATGGGCACTGAAGAACCGAGCGCAATTTCCGGTCGACGTGAACCGGGCGCCGCGCGAAATGCTGCTGCGGGTTCCGGGTTTAGGTGTAAAAGCCGTCAACGCGATTTTGAGAACGCGCCGCTTTCGAACGTTGCGGTTAGACGATGTTGCACGACTGACGGCATCGATCGTCAAAATTCGACCATTTTTGATTACCTCCGACTGGCGTCCGGTGGTATTGTCGGATCGCGCCGAGCTGCGCCGCTTGATAGCTCCCAAACCAAGGCAGCTTGATCTGTTTGCAGCGTGA